In Pogoniulus pusillus isolate bPogPus1 chromosome 1, bPogPus1.pri, whole genome shotgun sequence, one DNA window encodes the following:
- the LOC135180050 gene encoding uncharacterized protein LOC135180050 gives MQKMHLPVNLSRERAGLGEPRSHPATGFRPGLSASPRDSYGGDGAIFRRRPWAAPVPPQAPPFPPVLLLACTQPLSPAPSPDGWGLLSTALGPSAPSSPRGSASSSRPSRPPPAGRRGSSPPFPDDSPLAPTPHLLRHLRWQDRRPPSVPPARGTWPAGTAWLGKAPAPRRAALRDWPPSVRPPALLWRGWGNGVWRRRGPAPGPLSLPPAGGRGGRRRRSGLCNRAPSHRAPAMASGDLGAPEEGRGPRERGVPERRLGDANPQQGVVVLKGTEPPPPGSSLCGSALFPLCWAESSLRHSISGKRPWTHASTVNKMQTMQCFKSASPSAVLHAIFIFPLSNLK, from the exons ATGCAAAAAATGCACCTGCCAGTGAATCTT TCAAGGgaaagggctgggctgggtgagccccGGAGCCATCCGGCTACCGGCTTTAGACCCGGCTTGTCTGCCTCACCCAGAGACAGCTACGGGGGTGATGGAGCAATTTTCAGACGcaggccttgggcagccccaGTCCCTCCGCAAGCTCCCCCATTCCCCCCGGTCCTGCTACTCGCCTGCACGCAGCCCCTCAGCCCCGCGCCCAGCCCGGACGGGTGGGGCTTGCTTTCCACTGCTTTAGGGCCATCTGCGCCCTCCTCCCCGCGCGGCTCCGCGTCCTCTTCCAGGCCTTCGCGCCCTCCCCCAGCCGGCCGACGGGGCTCCTCGCCCCCCTTTCCTGATGACTCCCCTCTGGCGCCCACTCCCCACCTGCTCCGGCACCTGAGGTGGCAGGACCGGCGCCCTCCGTCCGTCCCTCCCGCCCGCGGTACCTGGCCGGCAGGCACAGCTTGGCTCGGCAAGGCTCccgcgccgcgccgcgccgcgcTGCGGGACTGGCCTCCGTCCGTCCGTCCGCCCGCCCTCCTCTGGCGCGGGTGGGGAAATGGGGTGTGGAGGCGGCGGGGGCCTGCGCCCGGGCCGCTGTCGCTGCCGCCCGCCGGCGGGAGAGGAGGGCGCCGCCGTCGCTCAGGGCTGTGCAATCGGGCCCCGAGCCATCGAGCGCCCGCGATGGCTAGCGGAGACCTCGGCGCTCCAGAAGAAGGTAGGGGCCCAAGGGAACGAGGAGTCCCGGAGCGGCGGCTTGGAGACGCAAACCCGCAGCAAGGTGTCGTAGTGCTGAAGGGAACGGAGCCACCGCCCCCAGGGTCGTCGCTCTGTGGCTCCGCGTTGTtcccgctctgctgggcagaaAGCAGCTTGAG GCACTCCATTTCTGGAAAGCGCCCTTGGACCCACGCCAGTACG GTCAACAAAATGCAAACCATGCAGTGCTTCAAATCAGCATCTCCTTCAGCAGTTTTGCATGCCATTTTTATCTTTCCTCTTTCCAATCTGAAATAA